The following coding sequences lie in one Changpingibacter yushuensis genomic window:
- a CDS encoding Rne/Rng family ribonuclease codes for MADEATTSDRSTEQATNESQQPSAASASGETAASARPKRKPAARTRKKVEQVTPDVSDAVAQSLAELKIEAPKRTVKRPTAHIEDADALLEGIQPHDATPEKSTRVRKTKAAGATKQAVPDSSEQESKPKRTRTRKASVSAATPDADVLFTSTPEPAGTTPEPAEVPAMTALLFQEPDVARARTRRRPARTDAAPALTAKSEVDEPSGATSAESDKASVAEAEDDSAQESSRRKRGSRGRRKTSEEVAEQAPEEPAENSSAQGEAEAAASTDVSESGSVTRRRRRRRSTESSDEVAAPKGSTRLEAKRQRRKEGREAGRRRHSVTESEYLARRESVKRDMLVREQDGLNQIAVLEDGVLVEHYVARHTQVSMVGNVYLGRVQNVLPSMEAAFVDIGKGRNAVLYAGEVNWEAAGMDGKPRRIEQALKSGDTVLVQVTKDPIGHKGARLTAQITLAGRHLVLVPSGAMTGISRKLPEKERQRLKKLLREIVPPEHGVIVRTAAEGATEEQLRADVDRLTKAWNDIQQKSKNFKSAPSLLKGEPELAVRVVRDIFNEDFQSLVVQGDEAWSTISEYVSELSPELSSRLSHWTSSKDIFAEHRVDEQLAKAFDRKVWLPSGGTLIIDRTEAMTVIDVNTGKFTGAGGTLEETVTRNNLEAAEEIVRQLRLRDIGGIIVVDFIDMVLEANRELVLRRLIECLGRDRTRHQVAEVTSLGLIQMTRKRVGQGLVEAFSTPCEACEGRGFITHTHPVERNDQGAEVPVRRKNKPVKQRETPTEPAVVEEESKHGEAKAAINSIAAAAAKGHGEQPDDANHSTGGDGRENLAGDASADATTESESEDKPVNRRGSSRGAKSRNSNAGTGSTGRQTRGNARRGSNRSSNPATSIAAADNASVSTTAPNGDGEKAAGSAEPARARRTRRVSSSGTITPGAGASGAILSFPAE; via the coding sequence ATGGCTGATGAAGCCACGACGTCTGATCGGTCAACCGAACAGGCAACAAACGAATCCCAGCAGCCTTCGGCTGCCTCCGCGTCTGGTGAAACTGCTGCAAGTGCGAGGCCAAAGCGCAAGCCGGCAGCCCGCACCCGTAAGAAGGTTGAGCAGGTAACGCCAGATGTGTCCGATGCAGTCGCGCAATCGCTGGCAGAGCTCAAGATTGAGGCGCCTAAGCGCACAGTTAAGCGCCCTACGGCCCACATTGAGGACGCCGATGCCCTCCTAGAAGGCATCCAACCTCACGACGCTACGCCGGAGAAGTCTACAAGGGTCCGCAAGACGAAGGCTGCTGGCGCAACCAAGCAAGCAGTACCGGACTCTAGTGAGCAAGAGTCCAAGCCGAAGCGCACCCGCACCCGCAAAGCTAGCGTCTCTGCAGCAACGCCCGATGCGGACGTTCTCTTCACGTCGACTCCCGAACCCGCTGGCACTACTCCTGAACCTGCAGAAGTCCCAGCGATGACCGCACTCCTGTTCCAAGAGCCAGATGTGGCGCGCGCCCGGACACGCCGTCGGCCAGCGCGCACAGATGCAGCCCCCGCACTCACTGCGAAGAGTGAAGTCGACGAACCTAGTGGGGCAACCTCCGCCGAATCGGACAAGGCTTCCGTGGCTGAAGCTGAAGATGACTCCGCACAAGAATCCAGCCGCCGCAAGCGCGGATCTCGCGGTCGCCGCAAGACCTCCGAAGAAGTGGCTGAGCAGGCGCCCGAGGAACCCGCTGAGAACTCCTCCGCACAGGGTGAGGCCGAGGCCGCTGCATCAACCGATGTCTCGGAATCCGGAAGTGTGACGCGTCGTCGTCGTCGCCGCCGCTCCACCGAATCCTCTGATGAGGTTGCAGCGCCGAAGGGATCGACTCGCCTTGAAGCGAAACGGCAGCGCAGGAAGGAAGGGCGCGAGGCTGGCCGCCGCCGTCATTCCGTAACGGAATCTGAGTACCTCGCGCGCCGCGAATCGGTCAAGAGGGACATGCTGGTGCGTGAGCAAGACGGTCTCAACCAGATCGCAGTGCTTGAAGATGGCGTTCTGGTAGAGCACTACGTAGCTCGCCACACTCAGGTCTCAATGGTCGGAAACGTCTACTTGGGTCGCGTTCAGAACGTTCTGCCCTCCATGGAAGCCGCGTTTGTTGACATCGGAAAGGGCCGCAATGCCGTGCTCTACGCCGGTGAGGTCAACTGGGAAGCGGCCGGCATGGACGGCAAGCCGCGCCGAATTGAACAGGCTCTGAAGTCTGGCGATACCGTGCTGGTGCAGGTCACCAAGGACCCAATTGGGCACAAGGGTGCACGCCTGACGGCCCAGATCACGCTTGCGGGCCGCCACCTCGTTCTGGTTCCCTCCGGAGCAATGACCGGTATCTCCAGGAAGCTCCCGGAAAAGGAACGCCAGCGTCTGAAGAAGCTTCTTCGTGAAATTGTGCCGCCGGAACACGGCGTGATCGTTCGCACTGCTGCCGAAGGCGCCACCGAAGAGCAGCTGCGCGCAGACGTGGATCGGCTAACAAAGGCCTGGAACGACATCCAGCAGAAGTCCAAGAACTTCAAGTCGGCGCCGTCGCTCCTCAAGGGAGAACCTGAGCTGGCCGTGCGCGTGGTTCGCGATATCTTCAACGAAGATTTCCAGTCCCTCGTGGTTCAAGGCGACGAGGCGTGGTCTACCATCTCCGAATACGTCAGCGAGCTTTCACCGGAACTTTCGAGCAGGCTTTCGCACTGGACCAGCAGCAAGGACATCTTTGCTGAGCACCGCGTTGACGAACAGCTAGCCAAAGCGTTTGATCGCAAAGTGTGGCTGCCATCGGGTGGAACGCTCATCATCGACCGTACCGAAGCAATGACCGTCATTGACGTCAACACAGGCAAGTTCACCGGTGCTGGCGGCACGCTCGAAGAGACAGTCACTCGCAACAACCTGGAGGCGGCCGAAGAGATCGTCCGTCAACTGCGTCTTCGTGACATCGGTGGAATCATAGTGGTGGACTTCATCGATATGGTGCTCGAAGCGAACCGTGAGCTCGTTCTGCGCAGGCTCATTGAGTGTTTGGGGCGCGACCGCACCCGCCACCAAGTGGCTGAGGTAACCTCGCTGGGACTCATTCAGATGACCCGCAAGCGCGTTGGCCAAGGTTTGGTTGAAGCTTTCTCAACTCCATGTGAGGCCTGTGAAGGCCGCGGCTTTATCACCCATACGCACCCGGTTGAGCGCAACGATCAAGGTGCTGAAGTTCCCGTGCGCCGCAAGAACAAGCCAGTCAAGCAGCGTGAGACTCCTACTGAGCCAGCCGTTGTGGAAGAAGAATCCAAGCACGGTGAAGCGAAGGCGGCAATCAACTCGATTGCGGCAGCCGCGGCCAAGGGGCACGGCGAGCAGCCTGATGATGCGAACCACAGCACTGGTGGAGACGGCCGCGAGAATTTGGCGGGCGACGCTAGCGCCGATGCCACAACCGAAAGCGAATCCGAGGATAAGCCTGTAAACAGGCGAGGTAGCTCGCGGGGAGCCAAGAGCCGAAACTCGAATGCCGGTACGGGTAGCACCGGAAGGCAGACGCGCGGCAACGCGCGCCGAGGATCCAATCGCAGTTCGAATCCCGCCACCAGTATCGCTGCAGCGGATAATGCTTCCGTGAGCACCACAGCTCCAAACGGTGACGGTGAGAAGGCAGCAGGTTCTGCGGAGCCGGCGCGTGCGCGCCGCACGCGCCGCGTAAGCTCCTCAGGCACAATCACTCCGGGAGCCGGAGCAAGCGGGGCAATTCTCAGCTTCCCAGCTGAGTAA
- the rplU gene encoding 50S ribosomal protein L21 produces MSKNVVYAIVKAGGRQEKVSVGSVVVVDKMEGQAGDTVELEPIMLVDGDKVTTAADGISAKVTAEVVRDDKGPKISIIKYKNKTGYRKRQGHRQKLTRLKVTGIK; encoded by the coding sequence ATGAGCAAGAACGTGGTTTACGCGATCGTCAAGGCCGGCGGCCGTCAAGAGAAGGTGTCCGTCGGGTCCGTCGTCGTCGTTGACAAGATGGAAGGACAGGCCGGCGATACCGTTGAGCTTGAGCCCATCATGCTCGTTGACGGTGACAAGGTCACCACGGCTGCCGATGGCATTTCAGCAAAGGTAACCGCCGAGGTCGTTCGGGACGATAAGGGCCCGAAGATTTCGATCATCAAGTACAAGAACAAGACGGGTTACCGCAAGCGTCAGGGTCACCGCCAGAAGCTGACCCGCCTCAAGGTCACCGGCATCAAGTGA
- the rpmA gene encoding 50S ribosomal protein L27 gives MAHKKGASSSRNGRDSNAQRLGVKRFGGESVKAGEILVRQRGTHFHPGINVGRGKDDTLFALSAGNVQFGTRRDRKVIDIVVAEA, from the coding sequence ATGGCACATAAGAAGGGCGCAAGCTCCTCACGCAACGGGCGCGATTCCAACGCGCAGCGCCTCGGTGTCAAGCGTTTCGGTGGTGAATCCGTCAAGGCTGGCGAGATCCTCGTCCGTCAGCGTGGCACCCACTTCCACCCAGGCATCAACGTAGGCCGCGGTAAGGACGATACTCTATTCGCTCTGTCCGCTGGCAACGTCCAGTTCGGCACTCGTCGTGACCGCAAGGTCATTGACATCGTTGTCGCAGAGGCCTGA
- the obgE gene encoding GTPase ObgE, giving the protein MASFVDRVVLHVAAGNGGNGCASVHREKFKPLGGPDGANGGNGGDVVVVVDPQVTTLLTYHHSPHQSAESGAQGAGDMRMGRNGSDLLVRVPSGTVVKSPEGDVLADLVTVGERYVAARGGRGGLGNAALASPKRKAPGFALLGDEGEVRDIVLELKSVADVALVGFPSAGKSSLIAAMSAARPKIADYPFTTLIPNLGVVQAGAERYTIADVPGLIPGASEGKGLGLEFLRHIERCAVIVHVLDCATLEPGRDPLSDLDLIESELAAYSEQLPVEEGRVPLMERPRLAVLNKIDVPEARELAEFVKEELEARGLQVFLVSAVSHEGLRALSFSLASAVAEARLAAPAPEEAPRVVLRPRSRNQQEFTIHRASRSGEDFFVIRGDKPERWVRQTNFDNDEAVGYLADKLDSLGIEKGLLAAGARAGDMVVIGPEDTGYIFDWEPTMMTGAELLGPRGTDLRLDESQRPSRSERRKEYKDRMDAKTEARDALWTERQAGHWTDPGEE; this is encoded by the coding sequence ATGGCAAGCTTTGTTGATCGCGTGGTGCTGCACGTTGCAGCCGGAAACGGCGGCAACGGCTGCGCATCGGTGCATCGCGAGAAGTTCAAGCCGCTCGGCGGTCCAGATGGAGCAAATGGCGGAAACGGCGGCGACGTCGTCGTGGTGGTGGACCCTCAAGTGACCACTCTGCTGACCTACCACCATTCTCCTCACCAGAGTGCAGAATCGGGCGCTCAGGGCGCTGGGGATATGCGCATGGGCCGAAATGGTTCTGACCTTTTGGTACGCGTACCCTCTGGCACTGTGGTGAAGTCTCCAGAGGGCGATGTGCTCGCGGACCTCGTCACCGTGGGTGAGCGGTATGTGGCCGCTCGTGGCGGGCGTGGCGGTCTGGGCAATGCCGCGCTGGCTTCTCCCAAGCGCAAGGCTCCAGGCTTCGCGTTGCTGGGTGATGAAGGCGAAGTACGGGACATCGTTCTTGAACTGAAGTCGGTGGCTGATGTGGCCCTCGTGGGCTTCCCGAGCGCTGGCAAATCTTCGCTCATTGCGGCCATGTCGGCTGCCCGGCCCAAGATCGCCGATTATCCCTTCACAACGCTAATCCCGAACCTCGGTGTTGTTCAGGCAGGTGCAGAGCGTTACACGATAGCAGACGTCCCCGGTCTGATTCCTGGCGCCTCGGAAGGCAAGGGTCTTGGACTCGAGTTTTTGCGCCACATTGAACGTTGCGCGGTTATTGTGCACGTTCTTGACTGCGCCACGCTTGAGCCGGGCCGCGATCCACTTTCAGACCTCGACCTCATCGAATCGGAGCTTGCTGCGTACTCGGAGCAGCTACCGGTAGAAGAGGGCCGCGTCCCGCTCATGGAACGTCCACGGCTTGCCGTACTGAACAAGATTGATGTGCCCGAAGCTCGTGAGCTCGCAGAGTTCGTCAAAGAAGAACTGGAGGCTCGCGGCCTTCAGGTGTTCCTTGTCTCCGCTGTATCGCACGAGGGGCTTCGCGCACTTTCATTCTCACTTGCCTCAGCGGTGGCAGAAGCGCGATTGGCTGCCCCTGCACCAGAGGAAGCTCCTCGTGTTGTGCTGCGCCCGCGTTCGCGCAATCAGCAGGAGTTCACGATCCATCGCGCTTCACGTTCCGGTGAGGATTTCTTCGTCATTCGTGGCGACAAGCCGGAACGCTGGGTGCGTCAGACCAACTTCGATAACGACGAGGCCGTCGGTTACCTAGCTGACAAGCTCGACTCTCTTGGCATCGAGAAGGGACTTCTGGCAGCGGGCGCCCGAGCAGGCGACATGGTGGTGATTGGCCCGGAGGATACCGGCTACATCTTCGATTGGGAGCCCACCATGATGACCGGTGCTGAGCTGTTGGGTCCGCGCGGAACAGATCTGCGCTTGGATGAAAGCCAACGGCCCTCGCGCAGCGAACGCCGCAAGGAGTACAAGGACCGCATGGATGCCAAGACTGAAGCGCGCGATGCGTTGTGGACTGAGCGGCAAGCTGGCCACTGGACGGATCCTGGCGAGGAATAA
- the proB gene encoding glutamate 5-kinase, whose amino-acid sequence MKAPLLNRHLLGQARRVVVKVGSSSLTLPDGSLNWTQLTHLTSVLSAARERGQQVVLVSSGAAAAGAPALGLTGRPREIHIYQAACMVGQSRLMAAYEHEFLKAGITIGQILLTVEDVVNRRQYSNAQSALRTLLGLGVIPIVNENDAVATDEHRFGDNDRLAALTAHLVDADALILLTDVDGLYTAPPKYSQARLITEVNSRKDLESLEITGRGSDVGTGGMRTKVDAAELASSGGVPVLLTSAENVGTAFESGNVGTWFNPTGRRSSARRLWLEHAAQVRGQIIVDDGAAAALRKRGVSLLPVGVAAVAGRFGPGDMVEIRDMTGHAIARGLSGFSSEELVRIAGDRDGAQGMKPVVHVNDLVRLS is encoded by the coding sequence GTGAAGGCTCCACTGCTTAATCGTCATCTGCTTGGACAGGCCCGCCGCGTCGTAGTCAAGGTGGGCTCGTCGTCGTTGACTCTGCCAGATGGTAGCCTCAACTGGACTCAGCTGACTCACCTCACTTCTGTTCTGAGTGCTGCCCGTGAAAGGGGCCAGCAGGTGGTCCTTGTATCATCGGGAGCGGCCGCCGCTGGAGCGCCAGCACTGGGCCTGACAGGGCGCCCTCGTGAGATCCACATCTACCAAGCAGCATGCATGGTTGGACAGTCGCGGCTCATGGCTGCCTACGAACATGAGTTCCTCAAAGCGGGCATCACGATCGGCCAGATCCTTCTGACGGTTGAAGACGTGGTTAACCGGCGCCAATACTCAAATGCGCAGAGCGCATTGCGCACGCTTTTAGGCCTCGGAGTGATCCCGATTGTCAATGAGAATGACGCCGTCGCTACCGATGAACATCGCTTTGGCGACAACGATCGGTTGGCTGCTTTGACGGCCCATCTGGTGGACGCCGATGCACTGATTCTGCTCACAGATGTGGACGGATTGTATACTGCTCCACCGAAGTATTCCCAAGCTAGGCTCATCACTGAGGTCAACTCTCGCAAGGACCTCGAAAGCCTTGAGATTACGGGACGTGGCTCCGACGTCGGCACAGGTGGAATGCGCACCAAGGTTGACGCCGCCGAACTCGCATCTTCGGGCGGTGTGCCCGTTTTGTTGACGTCAGCGGAGAACGTGGGCACCGCGTTCGAATCCGGGAATGTGGGTACGTGGTTCAACCCTACGGGGCGGCGATCTTCGGCACGCCGGCTTTGGCTCGAACATGCCGCGCAGGTTCGTGGGCAGATCATTGTGGACGACGGCGCCGCGGCCGCCTTGCGCAAGCGCGGGGTTTCGTTGCTCCCAGTGGGAGTTGCAGCGGTGGCCGGCCGATTCGGTCCTGGCGATATGGTGGAGATTCGGGACATGACCGGGCACGCAATTGCGCGCGGCCTCTCAGGCTTTTCTTCAGAGGAACTGGTGCGAATTGCGGGGGACCGGGACGGCGCTCAGGGTATGAAGCCCGTGGTGCACGTCAACGATCTAGTTCGATTGAGCTGA
- the trxA gene encoding thioredoxin, with amino-acid sequence MATVEITEENFNESVKEGTVLLDFWASWCGPCRQFGPVFEKSSESHTDITFGKVDSDANQQLAAEFNVQAIPTLMAFRDGIQIFQQAGAMRHNDLEDLISQINALDMDAVRAQIAEEEAKKAN; translated from the coding sequence ATGGCTACAGTCGAGATCACCGAGGAAAACTTCAACGAGAGCGTCAAGGAAGGCACTGTACTTCTGGACTTCTGGGCATCATGGTGCGGCCCATGCCGCCAGTTCGGCCCGGTGTTCGAGAAGTCTTCTGAAAGCCACACAGATATCACCTTCGGGAAGGTTGATTCAGACGCTAACCAGCAACTGGCAGCTGAGTTCAACGTCCAAGCGATTCCAACCCTCATGGCGTTCCGCGATGGCATTCAGATCTTCCAGCAGGCGGGAGCCATGCGCCACAACGATCTCGAGGATCTTATCTCGCAGATCAACGCTTTGGACATGGACGCTGTCCGTGCACAGATTGCTGAAGAGGAAGCCAAGAAGGCTAACTGA
- a CDS encoding glutamate-5-semialdehyde dehydrogenase gives MTDQTVVSGVEDLARRAKVASRDLRNATSSAKDALLNGIADALESHTDAIIAGNEADMAHGRDAGMSASLLDRLSLTKDRISAIAQATRHVAGLPDPVGEVVRGSTLPNGLVLRQVRVPMGVIGMIYEARPNVTIDAASLALKAGSAVILRGGRAAEETNAVLVKVMRDVVVEKGLNPDLVQTIDSFGREGSVALMRARGLVDLVIPRGGAGLIQTVVRESLVPVIETGVGNCHVYVDRAADLDKALAIAINAKTHRPGVCNAAESLLVHEEVATGFMPRVLRALADRGVTIHGCGTSATLAPDGVDVIPATDEDWATEYLDLEIAVKVVPSEESAIDHIRAYSTGHTEAIVSQDLAAIRRFTAGVDCAAIMINASTRFTDGGELGLGAEIGISTQKLHARGPMGLTELTTTTWIVEGDGHVRN, from the coding sequence ATGACAGATCAAACAGTGGTCTCGGGTGTCGAGGATCTGGCGCGCCGGGCAAAGGTTGCTTCTCGTGATCTTCGCAATGCAACAAGCAGTGCCAAGGATGCACTGCTCAATGGCATAGCGGATGCTTTGGAATCCCACACGGACGCCATCATCGCAGGCAACGAGGCGGATATGGCACATGGGCGCGACGCCGGCATGTCTGCCAGTCTGCTTGACCGGCTCAGCCTGACCAAGGACCGAATCTCGGCTATCGCGCAGGCCACTCGGCACGTTGCGGGCCTGCCAGACCCAGTGGGAGAGGTGGTGCGAGGATCCACGTTGCCAAATGGCCTCGTGCTGCGCCAGGTGCGCGTGCCAATGGGTGTCATTGGGATGATCTACGAAGCACGCCCGAATGTTACGATTGACGCCGCATCACTGGCACTGAAAGCCGGATCGGCTGTCATCCTGCGCGGAGGCCGGGCCGCGGAAGAAACCAACGCTGTACTAGTGAAGGTGATGCGCGACGTCGTCGTCGAAAAAGGGCTTAACCCTGACCTAGTTCAGACAATTGATTCGTTTGGGCGAGAGGGTTCTGTGGCGTTGATGCGGGCGCGCGGGCTCGTTGACCTCGTCATTCCTCGCGGGGGAGCGGGATTGATCCAGACCGTGGTGCGGGAGTCGCTGGTTCCAGTTATTGAGACGGGCGTGGGGAACTGCCACGTCTACGTGGACCGGGCAGCTGATCTGGACAAGGCACTCGCTATTGCGATCAATGCAAAGACTCATCGTCCGGGAGTGTGCAACGCTGCCGAAAGCCTGTTGGTCCATGAGGAAGTCGCCACCGGGTTCATGCCACGCGTTCTCCGGGCATTAGCGGATCGAGGCGTCACGATACATGGTTGCGGGACCTCGGCAACTCTTGCGCCTGACGGTGTTGATGTGATTCCCGCCACTGATGAGGACTGGGCGACGGAATACCTCGACCTAGAGATTGCGGTTAAAGTTGTTCCTAGCGAAGAATCGGCGATAGACCATATCCGCGCGTATTCAACCGGCCACACGGAGGCAATCGTTTCGCAGGATCTCGCTGCGATTCGGCGTTTCACGGCCGGAGTGGACTGTGCCGCGATCATGATCAATGCTTCGACGCGTTTTACAGATGGCGGCGAGCTGGGCCTGGGTGCGGAGATTGGTATTTCCACCCAGAAGCTTCACGCTCGCGGTCCGATGGGTTTGACTGAGCTGACGACCACAACGTGGATCGTCGAGGGAGATGGGCATGTCCGAAACTGA
- the nadD gene encoding nicotinate-nucleotide adenylyltransferase, with protein MSETDVHVPIPDHPNRPRRIGIMGGTFDPIHHGHLVAASEVQHVFGLDEVVFVPTGRQPFKRDRAVTLPEHRYLMTVIATASNSRFSVSRVDIERSGLTYTVDTLRDLRHSYPGAEFYFITGADVLPDILKWKDPDELWSMAHFVGVTRPGHQLDVTGLPAERISLLEVPAMAISSTDCRARVRRGAPIWYLLPDGVVQYIAKYHLYQELSETHDQMEFSGTKLLNGRRNNE; from the coding sequence ATGTCCGAAACTGATGTCCACGTTCCAATACCGGATCACCCGAACCGGCCACGGAGAATCGGGATCATGGGCGGAACATTTGACCCAATACATCACGGACATCTCGTTGCGGCATCTGAGGTTCAACACGTTTTTGGCCTCGACGAAGTCGTGTTTGTGCCCACGGGACGCCAACCGTTCAAGCGAGATCGAGCGGTGACTTTACCAGAACATCGCTACCTCATGACCGTGATTGCAACCGCATCAAACTCGCGTTTTTCAGTCTCTCGCGTGGATATTGAAAGGTCTGGACTGACCTACACGGTAGATACTCTGCGTGATCTGCGGCACAGCTATCCAGGTGCAGAGTTCTATTTCATCACGGGCGCCGATGTGCTTCCGGACATCCTCAAATGGAAGGATCCCGATGAGTTATGGAGCATGGCGCACTTTGTCGGAGTAACCCGTCCGGGCCACCAGCTTGACGTTACGGGGTTACCCGCAGAACGAATTAGCCTGCTGGAAGTACCAGCCATGGCAATATCGTCTACGGACTGTCGAGCTCGCGTTCGGCGCGGCGCGCCGATATGGTATTTGCTGCCAGATGGCGTGGTTCAATACATTGCGAAGTACCATCTTTATCAGGAGTTGTCAGAGACTCATGATCAGATGGAGTTCAGCGGCACGAAGCTTCTGAACGGAAGGAGAAACAATGAGTGA
- the rsfS gene encoding ribosome silencing factor — translation MVATDQAKEYARIAASAAAELKAVSISAIDVSDRLMLTDVFLVVSGSSDRQVRALVDAIDEAMLKAGVHRQRREGMDASPHWVIIDFDELMVHVQQEEDREFYALEKLWGDCPVIDLGIDTGEETSTLDRLLAGSSEEASDRPEDAEA, via the coding sequence GTGGTCGCAACCGACCAAGCTAAGGAATATGCCCGAATTGCAGCTTCTGCTGCCGCCGAATTGAAGGCCGTGAGCATATCCGCAATTGACGTCTCAGATCGTCTGATGTTGACCGACGTTTTTCTGGTGGTCTCCGGATCGAGTGACCGCCAAGTTCGTGCGCTCGTCGATGCGATCGACGAAGCTATGCTGAAGGCTGGTGTTCATCGCCAGCGCCGCGAAGGCATGGACGCATCGCCTCACTGGGTCATCATTGATTTCGACGAACTCATGGTTCATGTCCAACAAGAAGAGGACCGTGAGTTCTACGCTCTGGAGAAGCTCTGGGGCGACTGCCCGGTGATTGATCTGGGTATTGATACAGGCGAGGAAACCAGTACGCTGGATCGTCTGCTCGCAGGATCAAGCGAGGAAGCTTCCGACAGGCCGGAGGATGCCGAGGCGTGA